One Pagrus major chromosome 11, Pma_NU_1.0 genomic region harbors:
- the LOC141004724 gene encoding desmoglein-2.1-like has product MLVNEHCGLCEQVKELQTCEMIVLFSLQCWSSAARVPQLRRHKRDWVIPATKLKENFDYTGTGYVSKIRSDKAKGMTLHYSLTGSGANMPPVNVFYVGQNTGYVYVRGKLDREKRPNYTLIGEAGFSNGSVAESGIALNFEVIDENDNPPVFRPVPPATVKESSPAGTLVAVVTATDADLPSSPHTKISYSIWKQEPFNGTNFFRIDRHTGRIYVKENTLDREKQSSYLLTIKGTDLDGNPKGNTGTGTVLVKVLDINDNKPSLDKDEYSASIKENTAKVEVMRFKVQDDDEKKTDNYNAVFDIVSGNDDGIFSIKTDPNTNEGILMLEKPVDFEQNPDIKLGVVVNNVAPFVGDGGGGGGGGGGGGGGGGGGAGAGGGGGGGGAGGGGGGGGGGGGGGGGATGAGGGKPTTNRPKGGKVYAVNIAVVNEPEGAVFKPPTKPFSVSENPKENPLHKVLGVFRATDADSGKPAENVRYAKGYDPDNWLLIDPETAEVRLQKFPDRESPFVVNGTYYAKIISMSQDEPVKIATGTIALQVGDANDNCPSLVNRVEYVCTDTEVVNVTAVDEDGDPNSAPLSFSVVTKESRGEWSVEPVNDTSASLRSVSPLWAGHYKVVLIIKDKQGLACPEPQHLDIHACSCVGGETCKRSTASPKESSSAFGGLGIGAVILGLLTLLIVGLLLMSCSCGGVSGVFSDLPFDTRDHLINYHTEGRGEDRDVPLLRSPVQMTPAAITAAQASNVAYFMTANMGAARSRSRSGDDYMIQQRSLAESRESWAHTQYSTEEHLLQYKDIALPDEFLAEYYSQKAGCASALQAGRDCLSQYEFEGQGSSAGSVGCCSILESADNLQFLDDLGPKFKTLAEICSPPRPPTPVSRQSIVIPQVEEVEHIAGPSLESKPPTIHSESSAQNQNVSISQSSTRVVGFNGAASSSVHGQFSHNVVSGPQSPPVRPVATAMLPSSGQILLVQQQKPVYYTTSPVMQPMHYVVQPQLQSTVLLAGAPVNNLQGMVLLNGGSGHAGNIVHGGNAAGTLTLGRRRGSSVIEENQGVVLQQRSDRSVEVMDVRRSDGAGQRVEVGEYCNTGMLIDGHISEGTAGHEEVVLTQRGKKKRRTRSTALVLTKVQKDDE; this is encoded by the exons ATGTTGGTGAACGAACACTGCGGCCTGTGTGAACAGGTGAAGGAGCTTCAGACTTGTGAGATGAttgtcctcttctctctgcagtgttGGAGCAGTGCAGCCAGAGTCCCACAGCTCAGACGCCACAAGAGGGACTGGGTCATCCCAGCAACGAAGCTTAAAGAGAACTTTGACTACACTGGAACCGGCTACGTTTCCAAG ATCAGGTCCGACAAAGCTAAAGGGATGACCCTGCACTACTCTCTGACGGGGTCCGGGGCCAATATGCCACCTGTGAACGTGTTCTACGTGGGGCAGAACACCGGATATGTGTACGTCCGGGGAAAACTGGACCGAGAGAAGAGACCTAATTACACG CTGATCGGAGAAGCAGGATTTAGTAACGGAAGCGTGGCTGAATCTGGCATAGCACTGAATTTTGAAGTGATCGATGAAAATGATAACCCACCTGTTTTCCGACCCGTACCTCCGGCTACAGTCAAAGAGTCCAGTCCAgcag GGACTCTGGTTGCTGTAGTTACAGCTACCGATGCAGACCTGCCCAGCTCTCCTCATACAAAGATCTCCTACAGCATCTGGAAGCAGGAGCCCTTTAATGGCACAAACTTCTTCAGGATAGACAGACACACCGGACGCATCTACGTCAAAGAAAACACCTTAGACAGAGAG AAACAAAGCTCCTACTTGTTAACAATTAAAGGAACTGATTTGGATGGAAATCCTAAAGGCAACACAGGCACCGGGACCGTTCTTGTCAAAGTGCTGGACATCAATGATAACAAACCCTCCCTGGATAAAGATGAG TATTCAGCCAGCATTAAGGAGAACACGGCAAAAGTGGAGGTGATGAGGTTCAAAGTGCAGGATGACGACGAAAAGAAAACCGACAACTACAATGCTGTTTTCGATATCGTCTCGGGAAATGATGACGGGATCTTCAGCATAAAGACAGATCCCAATACCAACGAAGGTATTCTGATGCTTGAAAAG CCTGTTGATTTTGAGCAAAATCCTGATATCAAGCTGGGAGTGGTAGTCAACAATGTTGCTCCATTTGTGGGggatggaggtggtggtggaggaggaggaggaggaggaggaggaggaggaggtggaggagcaggggcagggggaggtggaggtggaggtggtgcagggggaggaggaggtggaggtggag gaggaggaggaggcggaggtggAGCCACTGGAGCTGGAGGTGGGAAGCCCACGACAAACAGGCCAAAAGGAGGCAAAGTGTACGCAGTGAACATCGCAGTAGTGAACGAGCCTGAGGGAGCCGTCTTCAAACCTCCAACGAAGCCTTTCTCTGTTTCGGAGAACCCAAAGGAAAATCCATTACACAAGGTGCTCGGTGTCTTCAGAGCCACTGACGCCGACAGCGGAAAGCCTGCAGAAAATGTTCG ATATGCTAAAGGCTACGATCCTGACAACTGGCTGCTGATCGACCCAGAAACAGCAGAAGTTAGACTTCAAAAGTTCCCAGACAGAGAGTCCCCGTTCGTGGTTAATGGCACCTACTACGCTAAAATAATAAGTATGAGTCAAG ACGAGCCTGTGAAGATTGCCACGGGAACAATAGCGTTGCAGGTGGGAGATGCAAACGATAACTGCCCCTCGCTGGTCAACAGAGTGGAGTACGTCTGCACAGACACTGAGGTCGTTAACGTCACGGCGGTGGACGAGGACGGAGACCCGAACTCAGCCCCTTTAAGCTTCAGCGTTGTCACGAAGGAAAGCCGAGGGGAGTGGAGTGTTGAGCCTGTAAATG ATACCAGTGCATCCCTCAGGTCTGTGAGTCCCCTGTGGGCCGGTCACTACAAGGTCGTCCTCATCATCAAGGACAAGCAAGGCCTCGCCTGCCCAGAACCTCAGCACCTGGACATACACGCGTGCTCCTGTGTTGGAGGAGAGACCTGCAAGCGCTCTACAGCCTCTCCGAAGGAATCCTCGTCTGCATTTGGAGGGCTGGGAATCGGGGCGGTGATTCTGGGACTGCTGACGCTGCTCA ttgtgGGGCTCTTATTGATGAGCTGCTCGTGTGGAGGAGTGTCGGGAGTCTTCTCTGATCTTCCTTTTGATACCAGAGATCACTTGATTAACTATCACACAGAGGGCCGAGGAGAGGACAGG GATGTCCCTCTGCTCAGGTCTCCAGTCCAGATGACACCTGCTGCCATAACTGCTGCACAGGCCAGCAATGTGGCTTATTTCATGACTGCTAACATGGGTGCTgccaggtccaggtccaggtctgGGGATGACTACATGATCCAGCAGAGAAGCCTTGCAGAATCCAGGGAGAGCTGGGCTCATACTCAGTACTCAACGGAGGAACACCTGTTACAGTATAAAGACATCGCCCTGCCTGATGAATTTCTGGCTGAGTACTATTCACAG AAAGCGGGCTGTGCGTCAGCGCTGCAGGCAGGGAGGGATTGCCTGTCTCAGTATGAGTTTGAGGGTCAGGGCTCCTCTGCTGGCTCAGTGGGCTGCTGCAGCATCCTGGAGTCTGCCGACAACCTGCAGTTCCTCGATGACCTTGGACCAAAGTTTAAGACCCTGGCTGAAATCTGCTCTCCTCCGAGACCTCCAACGCCTGTGTCCCGTCAAAGTATTGTCATCCCACAGGTGGAGGAAGTTGAACACATTGCTGGGCCCTCATTGGAGTCTAAACCACCCACAATCCATAGCGAGAGCTCGGCGCAGAATCAGAATGTCAGCATCAGCCAGTCATCCACCCGAGTCGTGGGTTTTAATGGAGCAGCTTCCAGCAGTGTGCATGGGCAGTTTTCACACAACGTTGTCAGCGGGCCTCAATCGCCTCCGGTCCGTCCTGTTGCCACAGCCATGCTGCCCTCTTCTGGACAGATACTTCTAGTACAGCAGCAGAAGCCAGTCTACTACACCACCAGCCCTGTGATGCAGCCGATGCACTACGTAGTCCAACCACAGCTTCAGAGCACCGTGCTGCTGGCTGGAGCTCCTGTAAACAACCTGCAAGGTATGGTTCTGCTCAACGGGGGGTCTGGACACGCTGGGAACATCGTGCACGGGGGAAACGCTGCCGGGACTTTAACTCTTGGTAGGAGAAGAGGCAGCAGTGTGATTGAGGAGAACCAGGGAGTGGTGTTACAGCAGAGATCTGATCGCTCTGTAGAGGTAATGGATGTCAGACGAAGTGACGGAGCAGGTCAGAGAGTGGAGGTAGGAGAGTACTGTAATACAGGGATGCTGATAGATGGACACATCAGTGAGGGAACAGCAGGTCATGAGGAGGTAGTGTTAacacagagagggaagaagaagcgAAGAACTAGGTCGACAGCACTTGTACTGACAAAGGTGCAAAAAGATGATGAATAA